GTGCGAACGACACGGCATTCGACGACCCCGCGGACGGAGACCGGCTTCGTCCGGCATGGACACGGTCTTCCCGCGACCTCCAGGCCATCCACCACACGATTGCCCCGACCACGGCGAGCCACGACCAGGCCCACGCGGGCATCCAGGCAGGCGCCCGTGCAGTGCCCGCGTAGAGCCCCAACAGCCACCAAGCGGACGCGTGAACGAGAAGAGGCATGCCACACACTAGAACCGTGTGGTCATGCCTCCGTCATCGAATCACCGCAGACATACCCGAAACGTCGCGCGACTTCACACCGCCAGCGGCAGCGGTTTGCGCTCGGGCTGGCGTGAGACCGGCGTTCCCGTGAACGTCGCCCCCGTGGTACCGGTGAGCTGCACGGTGAGATAGTCGCCGATCTTCGCCGCATCGGCGGGCACCATGATCGTCTTGAAATCGCGAGAGCGGGCCTGCAGCAGTTCCCCGTCGCGCGCGACCTTCTCCACCAGCACTTCGAGCGTGTCGCCCAGTCGCTTGAGATTGTTCTCACGCGAAATGCCGCGCACGGTCTGCACCAGCCGATCGAACCGCTCGGCCATCACCTCGTCGGTGATCGTCCATTCGGGTGGCATGCGCGTGGCCGGCGTGCCTTCCCGCGGCGAGAACTTGAACATGAAGGCATCGTCGAAGCGCACCTCGCGGCACAACGACAGCGTGTCCTCGAATTCGGCGTCGGTCTCACCCGGGAATCCGACGATGATGTCGGTGGTGAGCGACAACCCCGGAATGGCCGCGCGCATGCGGGCCACACAATCGAGATACTCTTCGCGGGTGTAGCGGCGCAGCATGCGCTTCAGCATGCTCGTCGATCCACTCTGCATGGGCAGGTGGATGTGCTCACACACCGTGGGCACCGACGCCATCGCGTCGATCACGCGGTCACTGAAATCGTTCGGGTGCGGACTCGTGTAGCGCACGCGGCGGATGCCGTCCACCGTGCCCACCGCACGCAGCAGATCGGCAAAATCGTGCTGGCCATCGTTGTACGAGTTGACCGTCTGCCCCAGCAACACCACCTCGCCGAGCCCCTGCTCCACCACCTGCTGCACCTCGCGCACCACGTCGCTCAACTTGCGGCTGCGTTCGGGGCCGCGCGTATACGGCACGATGCAGTACGTACAGCGATAGTCGCAGCCACGCTGCACCGGGATCCAGGCTTTCACGCCTTCGAACCGGCGGGCCACCACGTCTTCGTAGTGTTCCTCGAGATCGAAGTCGGTGGACGAGAATTTCTCCCCGCGCCGTGCGCCATCGAGCAGCGAAGGCAGTGCGCGATACCCGTCCGGTCCGACGACCAGCGAGACATGCCGCGCCTGCTCCAGCACGCGGGCACCGAGTCGTTGCGCCATGCACCCCGTGACGCCCACGATCGTGTCGGGCTTCATGTAGCGCCGCAACTCGCCCAACCGGCCGATCACCCGTGTTTCCGCGTTCTCGCGGATGGCACAGGTGTTCACCAGAATCACGTCCGCGCCTTCCGGTGCATCCACCGGATCGTAGCCATGCGCGGCGAGCTTGCCGTACATGAGCTCCGAATCGGCCACGTTCATCTGGCAGCCGTAGGTCTCGATGTAGACGGTGGGTTTTGGCATCGTCGTATTCGCCCCGGCGTCAGCTCCGGACATCAGCGCATCCCCGTCGGTCACGGGCGGATCTGCAGTCCGATCCCGAACAGCCATGCCGACTCCTTCACGTTGGCGCTACCCAGCACCCGATTGGCACGCTGCAGGGAGAGGTCGAGTGACGCCGCATCGCGCGCCACCGGCAAACCGATGCCGGCGGAATACCGGGTCTCCTTCACTGGATCGCTCGTGACACTGAAGGGCA
The nucleotide sequence above comes from Gemmatimonas aurantiaca. Encoded proteins:
- the miaB gene encoding tRNA (N6-isopentenyl adenosine(37)-C2)-methylthiotransferase MiaB, producing MSGADAGANTTMPKPTVYIETYGCQMNVADSELMYGKLAAHGYDPVDAPEGADVILVNTCAIRENAETRVIGRLGELRRYMKPDTIVGVTGCMAQRLGARVLEQARHVSLVVGPDGYRALPSLLDGARRGEKFSSTDFDLEEHYEDVVARRFEGVKAWIPVQRGCDYRCTYCIVPYTRGPERSRKLSDVVREVQQVVEQGLGEVVLLGQTVNSYNDGQHDFADLLRAVGTVDGIRRVRYTSPHPNDFSDRVIDAMASVPTVCEHIHLPMQSGSTSMLKRMLRRYTREEYLDCVARMRAAIPGLSLTTDIIVGFPGETDAEFEDTLSLCREVRFDDAFMFKFSPREGTPATRMPPEWTITDEVMAERFDRLVQTVRGISRENNLKRLGDTLEVLVEKVARDGELLQARSRDFKTIMVPADAAKIGDYLTVQLTGTTGATFTGTPVSRQPERKPLPLAV